CTCATCGCCAGCGCCGACGCGCACAGATAGCCGCCCACGCACCAGCCCACGACCAGATAGAAGGACGTGAGCCCGTTGGCGTCCCCGATGTCGGCCGGGGCCACGTCCACCGTCCGCACCGTGCGCCCCTCGGACCGCTCCAGCGCGCTGACGAGGGTGGTGAGCGCGTTGGCCAGGGTGCGACCGCCGCCGGAGGCGACCAGCAGGGTGTCGGTGGTACCGGCCGGGTCGATCAGCAGGGCGCCGTCGATCTCCCGGTCCATGATCTGCTCGCGCGCCGCCGCCCGGTCGGTCACCGTGCGCGGGTCCAGCGGCTCGCCCGGCAGGCCCTCCAGTCGGGTCACCGCCTGCTCGGCCGCCGCGGGCCGCGGCGCGACCACACCGAACGCCACGTCCCTGAGCTTCGGGTGGTGCAGCGCCCCCACGTACGAGGCGATGAAGAGCAGCTGCAGGGCGAGCACCCCGACGACGAGCAGGGTGGCCCGTGGGGTGACCCCGTCCTTGAGCTCGTCGAGGAGGGACCTGGGGGCGGGCCCGGCCGTCTGTGTCATGTCCCCACGGTCGGAGTCGGGTGGCGTTTGCGCAGGTGGGACGGGGCCGAATGGTTGTCGTACAGAAGTTCGAAAAGTGGTCTATGGTGGAGGCGAGGAGGCTGTGAACTGATGTTCGAGCCGGGTGGCTGAACGAGTGACTGAACGAGTGACTGATCGAGTGACTGAGCGACTGGTGGGTCGAGTGCGGGAGGTGCGTGTGCCGGGGTTCACGCATCTGCACACCGTCTCCGGGTTCTCCTTGCGGTACGGGGCCTCGCACCCGGAGCGGCTGGCCGAGCGCGCCTCCGAGCGGGGCATGGACGCCCTCGCGCTCACCGATCGGGACACCCTCGCGGGCGCCGTCCGGTTCGCCAAGGCGTGTGCCGGGGCCGGGGTCCGCCCGCTGTTCGGGGTGGAGCTGGCGGTGGGGGCGCCCGAGCCTTCCGTACGGCAGGCGCGGCGGCGCGCTCCCGTGCGCGGTGGCGCCTTCCTCGACGAGTCGACCCCTCGGGTGACGTTCCTCGCCCGGGAAGGCGCCAAGGGCTGGGCCGAGCTGTGCAGAATCGTTTCGGCGGCGCATGCGGGTGGCGGCCCGGACAGGAACAGGAGCGAGGTTCCGCCGCTGCTGCCCTGGTCGGAGTGTGCCGCCGAGGGGCTGACCGTGCTCCTCGGCCCCGCCTCCGACGTCGGGCGCGCCCTGGCCGCCGGGCGCCCCGACCGGGCCGCGAAGCTGCTGCTGCCCTGGCGGGAGAGGTACGGCGACGCCCTGCGCCTCGAAGCGATGTGGCACGGCCGTGAGGGCACCGGCCCCGGTTCGCTGCGGCTGGCCGCCCGGACCGTCGGCTTCGCCGCCGAGCAGCGGATACGGCCCGTGCTCAGCAACGCCGTCCGGTACGCCGACCCCGGCATGGGCCCGGTCGCCGACGTCCTGGACGCGGCCCGGCGGCTCGTCCCCGTCGACCCCCGGGGGGAACTGGACTCCGGGGAGGCCTGGCTCAAGGGCGCGGACGCCATGCTGGGCGTCGCCGAGCGGGTCGTCGAGGCCGCCGGGTACCGCCGTGACACCGCCCACCGGCTGCTGGAGCAGACCCGGGCCACGGCCGCCGAGTGTCTGGTCGACCCGGAGGACGACCTCGGCCTCGGCACCGTCCACTTCCCCGAGCCGCGTCTCGTCGGCGCGGACCGCCGCACCGCCCAGCGGGTGCTGGCCTCACGGGCGGCGGCCGGGATGATGCGGCACGGCTACGCCGCCCGGCGCGCGTACTGGGAGCGGATGCACCGGGAGCTGGACGTCATCGCCCACCACGGCTTCGCCTCCTACTTCCTGACGGTCGCCCAGGTCGTCGACGACGTACGGAAGATGGGGATCCGGGTCGCCGCGCGCGGCTCCGGCGCCGGCTCCCTGGTGAACCACCTCCTGGACATCGCGCACGCCGACCCCGTCGAACACGGTCTGCTGATGGAGCGGTTCCTGTCCAAACGGCGGGTCGCGCTGCCCGACATCGACATCGACGTGGAGTCCGCGCGGCGGCTGGAGGTCTACCGCGCGATCATCGACCGCTTCGGCACCGAGCGGGTCGCGACCGTCGCGATGCCCGAGACGTACCGCGTCCGCCACGCCGTCCGGGACGTGGGCGCGGCCCTCTCCCTGGACCCCGCTGACATCGACCGGATCGCCAAGTCCTTCCCGCACATCAGGGCGAGGGACGCGCGGGCGGCGCTCGAAGAGCTGCCCGAGCTGCGGCAGTTGGCGGGGGAGAAGCAGAGGTACGGCCGGCTGTGGGAGCTGGTCGAGGCGCTGGACGCCCTCCCGCGCGGGGTCGCCATGCACCCGTGCGGGGTGCTCCTCTCCGACGCGTCCCTGCTGAGCCGTACGCCGGTGATGCCGACCAGCGGCGAGGGGCTGCCCATGTCCCAGTTCGACAAGGACGACGTCGAGGACCTCGGGCTGCTCAAGCTCGACGTGCTGGGTGTGCGGATGCAGTCGGCGATGGCGCACGCGGTGGCGGAGGTGGCGCGGGCGACGGGGGAGCGGGTCGACCTGGACGCGCTCGACTTCGAGCGGGGCGAGGGCGATCCGGCGACGTACGAACTCATCCGCTCCACCGAGACGCTGGGCTGCTTCCAGATCGAGTCGCCGGGGCAGCGGGACCTGGTGGGGCGGCTCCAGCCGGCCACCTTCCACGACCTCGTGGTGGACATCTCGCTGTTCCGGCCCGGTCCGGTCGCCGCCGACATGGTGCGGCCGTTCATCGCCGCCCGGCACGGGCGGGCGCCGGTGCGCTACCCGCACGAGGATCTGGCGGAGCCGCTGCGGGAGACGTACGGCGTGGTCGTCTTCCACGAGCAGATCATCGACATCGTGCACCGCATGACCGGCTGCGGCCGGGACGAGGCCGACCGGGTGCGGCGCGGGCTGTCCGACCCCGAGTCGCAGGGGCGGATCCGGGTCTGGTTCGCGCAGCACGCGGCGGCGAAGGGGTACGACGCCGAGACGGTCGCACGGACCTGGGAGATCGTCGAGGCCTTCGGGTCGTACGGCTTCTGCAAGGCGCACGCGGTGGCCTTCGCGGTGCCGACGTACCAGTCGGCGTGGCTGAAGACGCATCATCCGGCGGCCTTCTACGCCGGGCTGCTCACGCACGATCCCGGGATGTACCCGAAGCGCCTGCTGCTGGCGGACGCGCGGCGGCGCGGGGTGCCGATCCTGCCGGTGGACGTGAACCGGTCCGCGGTCGCTCACCGTATCGAACTGGTGTCTGAATCAAAGGGGTCGGGGAAGGCGAGGGAGGCAAGGAGGCCGAGGGGGTCGGGCGAGGAGAAGGTGTGGGGGATCCGGCTCGCGCTCTCCGATGTGCACGGGATCAGTGAGGCCGAGGCGGCGCGGATCGCGGACGGGCAGCCGTACGCCTCGCTGCTGGACTTCTGGGATCGGGCGCGGCCGAGCAGGCCGCTTGCCCAAAGGCTCGCCCAGGTCGGCGCGTTGGACGCGTTCGGCGCCAACCGGCGTGATCTGCAACTGCACCTGACCGAACTGCACCGGGCGGGCCGGGGCGCGGGCGGAGGACAACTCCCGTTGTCCGGCGGGCGACGGACCGCCTCGGCCGGTCTGCCGGACCTGTCCTCCGCCGAGCGGCTCAGCGCCGAACTGGGCGTGCTGTCGATGGACGTCTCGCGCAATCTGATGGACGACCACCAGGTGTTCCTCGACGAGCTGGGCGTGGTGTCGGCCCGGCGGCTGCGCGAGGCGCGGCACGGTGAGACAGTGCTGGTCGCGGGGGCCAAGGCGGCCACCCAGACCCCGCCGATCCGCTCCGGCAAGCGGGTCGTCTTCACCACCCTCGACGACGGCACCGGCCTGGTCGACCTCGCCTTCTTCGACGACTCCCACGACACCTGCGCCCACACCGTCTTCCACTCCTGGCTGCTGCTGGTGCGCGGAGTGGTGCAGCGGCGTGGGCCGCGCAGCCTCAGCGTGGTGGGCTCCGCCGCCTGGAACCTCGCCGAACTGGTGGAGCTGCGGCGCGAGGGCGGGCTCGACGCGGTGGCACCGCGGCTGGCGGAGCCGGTGGACACCGGGAACACCGGGGGCGAGCCGGACGGCGACCGCGGCGACCGCGACGGCGACCGTGCGACCGGGGACGGCGAGGGGCCACGCGGCGACACCGGGCGGCGGATCCGGATGCCCACCGGATACGAGATGCATCCATGGGCCGATCTGCGGCCCGCGGGCGAAGAGCCCTCACAAGGTCCTGCTCGGATACGGAAGTTGTGGCACCAGAGCCCAGGGAGTGCGGGATGACCATCCTCTGTGTACGTTTCCAGCTGCCGTCGGGGTACGAGGCCGCTCTGCCCGGTCTCCTCGGCCTGGTCGAGGACTTCACCCCGGTCGTGGAGGCGCTGCCGCCGGACGGCGCGCTGGCCGATCTGCGCGGCGCCGAACGGTACTTCGGCCGGGACTCCGAGGAACTGGCCCGGCTGATCCGGGTCCGCGCCCTCGCGCTGTACGGCGTCGACTGCCTGATCGGCGCCGGGCCCGGACCGCTGACGGCACGGCTGGCGCTGGGGGCGGCGGCGCCCGGGTCGCCGTGCGCGGTGCCCGAGGACCTCGTCGTGGACTTCCTCGCCGAACTGCCCGTCGGCGCGCTGCCCGGCATCGGCACCGCGACCGCCCGCACCCTGCGCGAGTACGGCCTCGAGACCATCGGCGGGGTCGCCTGCGCGCCCCTGTCCACGCTGCAGCGGCTGGTCGGCGCGCGAACCGGACGTGACCTGCACGAGAAGGCCAACGGCATCGACCGGGGACGGGTCGTACCGAACGCCGTCGCCCGCTCTCTCGCCGCCGAACAGACCTTCCCGTACGACGAGTTGAACCCCGACCGGCACCGCCGCGCCCTGCTCGCCGGCACCGAGGAACTGGGCTCCCGACTGCGCGCCCTGGAGAAGGTCTGCCGCACCCTGACCCTCACCGTCCGCTACGCCGACCGCTCTTCGACGACCCGCACCCGCACGCTCGTGGAGCCGACCGCCCACTCCCCGGCGCTGACCGCGACCGCCTACGCCCTGTACGACGCCCTCGGCCTCCAGCGCGCCCGCGTCCGCGCGGTCGCCCTGCGCGCCGAGGGCCTCACCCCCGCCGACCAGGCCTCGCACCAGCTTGCCTTCGACCCCGTCGACGAGAAGCTCCGCCGCATCGAGGAGGTCGCCGACCGCGCCCGCGCCAAGTTCGGCCCGCACGCGGTGATCCCGGGGACGCTGGCCGCGTGAGCCGCCCCCGTCGGTCCCGTCCGGTGACGGTCCGACGTCACGTGTCAGTGGCCCCGATCATCACTTGAAGTTTTTACTGACGCGTAACTTCCCACTTTTTCTACTCGCCCGTAACTTGGCGAATAAGAACAGCATCCTCGTGATCCGGATCACAGGGCGAACGTCGTCGCACGTCCCTTGAGCCGCAAGGAGATCACCCGATGCTGCCCTGGAATCGCCTGATCAGACCGTTGGCCGCCCTGTGCCTGGCCGCCGCGGCGACCCTCGTGCCCGTCACCGCCGCGGAGGCCGCCGACTCGGCCGCCGCGACCAGCCGTGGCTGGAACGACTACACCTGCAAACCCTCCAGCGCCCACCCGCGCCCCGTCGTCCTCGTCCACGGGACGTTCGCGAACTCCGTCGACAACTGGCTGGGCCTCGCGCCGTACCTCGTGAACCGCGGCTACTGCGTCTACTCCCTCGACTACGGCCAGCTCCCCGGCGTCGCGTTCTTCCACGGGCTGGGCCCCATCGAGAAGTCGGCGGAGCAACTCGACGCCTTCGTCGACCGGGTGCTCGCCGCGACCGGCGCCGCCGAGGCCGACCTCGTCGGCCACTCGCAGGGCGGCATGATGCCCCGCTACTACCTCAAGTTCCTCGGCGGAGCCGCCGAGGTGAACGCACTCGTCGGCATCGCGCCCTCCAACCACGGCACCACCCTGAACGGCCTCACCCAGCTCCTCGACCACTTCCCCGGCGCCGGTGACCTCCTCTCCAGCGCCACCCCGGCCCTCGCCGACCAGGTGGTCGGATCCCCCTTCATGACCAAGCTCAACGCGGGCGGCGACACCGTCCCCGGCGTGACCTACACGGTCCTCGCCACCCGGTACGACGAGGTGGTCACGCCCTACCGGTCCCAGTTCCTCGACGGGCCGAACGTACGCAACATCGTCATCCAGGACCTCTGCGCGCTCGACCTCTCCGAGCACGCGGCGATCGGGCTCCTCGACCGGATCGCGTTCCACGAGGTCGTCAACGCCCTGGACCCGGCCCACGCCACCCCGACGACCTGCCTCTCGGTCGTCGGCTGACACGTGCCGGTGCGTTCCGCCGGGGCCTGTCCGGCCTGAGCCGCCCGACAGGCCCCGGAAGTCGTCAGCGGCCGTGCCGGCCACCCGTCGTCGCGCGGCGGCGGGCCGCGGCGAAGAGGAGGGAGGAACCGAGCGCCAGGACGGCCGCGCCGCCGAGGGCCAGATACGGGGTCATGCCGTCGCCACCGGTGTCGGCGAGGCCGTCCTTGCCGCCGGCGGGTTCCGCGAGACCGGCGGAGGCGGCTTCCGCGGCCGCCCCGTCGTCGGTCGTCGACTTGGCGGTCGGTGACGCGTCGTCGGAGACGGCCTTCGCGGCCCCCTGGGCCGACGGCTTCTCCGTCGCCTGCGCCGAGGCCCTGGGCGTCGGGTCCGTCGTCGTGCTCGCGTCGTCGTCGCCGTGGCCGCCGTGCTCGACGGTCGACTCATCCGCGCCCTCCTCGATCTGCTCCTCGGAGGGCGCGGACGCGCTGTCCCCGTCGGCACCGCCGCTTCCGAACGAGACGTCCGAGCAGGAGTAGAACGCCTCCGGGCTGTCCGAGCGCTGCCAGACCGCGTACAGCAGATGCCTGCCGGAGCGCTGCGGGAGCGTGCCGGAGAACCTGTAGAAGCCGCCGGACGCGGCCGCGTCGGTGGCCGTCGCCACCGGGTCCGCCAGGTCGAGGTCGTCCCAGGCGAGCGGCCGGGACGGGTCGTAGCCGCTCTTGGTGACGTACACCCGGAACGTCCCCTTGTGCGGGGCCGTCACCCGGTACGCGAAGGCGTACGACCCGGCGCGCACGCTCGTCGCCGGCCAGTCGGCGCGGGCCAGATCGAGGCCCTGGAACGTCTCGTCGCCCGCGCTGCACAGCTCGCCGTCCGGGATCAGCTCCCGGTGACGGCCGGCCGCGTCGCCGATCCGTACGCCGTTCCAGTCGTAGAGCGCCTGGGTGCCGCCGGCCGCGACCGCCGCCCCACAGGCCGCCGACCTCGGGTTCTCGGGGCCCTCCGCGTAGCACTGCGCCACCCGGCTCACCGGGTCGCCCAGCGAACCGTGCGCCACGGCCGGCCCGGCGGCGGACACCGTCAGGGCGAGCGGGGCGACACCGATCGCCCCCAGCGCACCGACCGCGCTCATCGCACCGACGACACGTGCGGTGGCGGACGCGGTGGTCCTGCGGCGGGCAGCGGGCATGGCGAAACACTCCTCGCGACGGTCCTGAACGGTTCCCGGGTGGGTCCCGAGCGCCGGGGGCGATCAGCAAACTAGCCCCGAGGAACGGCGGAATCGCCTGCTGAGGGCGGGTGCGGAGGATCCTTATGGTGGCGTTAAGGATGGGCTAACCGAGGGCTCAGGAAAGGCTGTTGGGAAGCCTGTCGGGAATCCTGTTCGAAGATCCGGTTCTTACCTCGGTGCGTGACACTGGGGCCGTTCGTATCCGTCGTGGAGAGTCGTAGAGAAGGGAACCCGCGCATGAGCGCCGTACGTGGAACATCCGTGGACATCGCCACCGAGGACGGCACCGTCGACGCCTACTTCGTCCACCCCGACGACGACGCCGCGCATCCGGCGGTCCTGTTCTACATGGACGCGTTCGGGCTGCGGCCGCATCTGAGGGCGATGGCCGACCGGCTGGCCGGCGCCGGGTACGCGGTCCTCGTGCCCAACGTCTTCCACCGGTCGGGGCGGACCCCGGTGTTCGACCTGCCCGAGTTCATCGATCCGGCCGCGCGCCCGGAGATATGGGACCAGATCCTGCCGGTCATGCTGGCGCTGACGCCGGACCTCGCGCTACGGGACGCGGCGGCGTATCTGGGATGGCTCGCCGACGACCCGCGGGCAGCCGAGGGGCCCGTAGGGATCACCGGGTACTGCATGGGCGCCCGGCTGGCCCTGCACACCGCCGGTGCCTTTCCCGAACGGGTCGCCGCCGCGGCCGGCTTCCACGGGGGACGTCTGGCGACCGACGAGCCGGACAGCCCGCATCTGGCGGTGGACCGGATCACCGGCGAGGTGTACTTGGGTCACGCGGACGAGGACCCGTCCCTGCCCCCGGAGCAGATCGACCTGCTCGACAAGACGCTCACCGAGGCCGGGGTCCGCCACCGTACCGAGGTCTACACGGGCGCCTCGCACGGCTACACCCAGGCCGACACCGCCGCGTACGACGCCGAGGCGACGGAACGCCACTGGACGGCCCTGCTGGACCTGCTGGACCGCACCCTGCGCTCAGGGGCCTGACCGGGCCCGTCGACGCCCACGGGGCCGTCCGCCCCGACGCCCCTGGTCGGGGCGTCGGGGCGGGGTTGCTGGAGTGGGTGGACGCGCGTACGTGCGTGCGGGCTCGCGGCGGGAGCGCGCGGGCTCAGCCGTCCGGCCACCAGGTGCGCGCGATGTCCTTTCGCACTTCCCGGCGCTCGACGGGGCGTTCGTCGGCCTCGTCCCGCACCCGGCGGGACGAGGACTTCCTCAGGGGCTTCTGCACGGTCGTACGGCGCATGGCTGCCTCCTTGCGTCTACCCGTGTTCCGCGTTTTCACGGAGGTAGACCTTTTCCGGGAGCGTTACTCATCGTTCGTGCTCTGTCAGTGGCGGCTGTCACCATCTGGACTGTCAGTGGCAGGTGTCACTCTGGCGGCATGACCAACATCGACGACGGCGAAACCTCCCCGGCCCCGCGAACACCGAAGAACCCGGCGGCAGATGACCCTCCGAGGGCCGTCGACTGGGACGCGGAAGCCCCCGCCTTCGACGACGAACCCGATCATGGCCTGCGGGAACCCGTCGTCCGGGAGGCCTGGGCGGCCCGGCTGCGGGACTGGCTGCCCAGGCGTCCCTCGGACGTGCTCGACCTCGGCTGCGGCACCGGCAGCCTGTCACTCCTCGCGACCGAGCAGGGGCACCGGGTGATCGGAGTGGACTCCTCCCCGGCCATGGTCGCCCTGGCCCGCGCCAAGCTCGCCGGGCGCCCCGCCGTGTTCCTCGTCGGCGACGCGGCGGCCCCGCCCGTGGGGGAGGAGCGGTTCGACGTGATCCTCGTCCGCCATGTGCTGTGGACCCTGCCCGACCCGGGCCGTGTGCTGCGCCGCTGGTGCGGACTGCTGCGGCCTGGGGGTACCTCCCACGCGTTCAGCAGTGGGGGAGGGCGACTCGTGCTGGTCGAGGGGGTCTGGGGCACGGTCAGCCCGGTCGGCATACCCGCCGAGCGGCTGTACGGGCTGCTCGCGCCCCTGGTGTCCGACGCGGAGCTGGTGCGGCTCGGGGACGACCCGCTGCTGTGGGGGAGGGAGGTCGAGGACGAGCGGTACGCGCTGGTGGCTCACCTCTGACCGCCCGCGGCGGTACCGGCTGCGACGGCCCACACAGCGGTAGCGGCCACGACAGCGCGCACCGGTCCGGGCTACGACAGCAGGGACTCCAGGCCGCCCTCGGTGGTGGCGAGCGCCTCCAGCGCGTCGAGAGCGGCGACGGCGGCCGCCGCGGCCTCCGGGTCGCTGCGCGCGAGCCCGCTCTCCTCGAACTCGTCCTCGTCCAGCCGCAGTACGGTTCCCCCGTCGGCGGACCGCCACAG
The DNA window shown above is from Streptomyces akebiae and carries:
- a CDS encoding DNA polymerase III subunit alpha; translated protein: MPGFTHLHTVSGFSLRYGASHPERLAERASERGMDALALTDRDTLAGAVRFAKACAGAGVRPLFGVELAVGAPEPSVRQARRRAPVRGGAFLDESTPRVTFLAREGAKGWAELCRIVSAAHAGGGPDRNRSEVPPLLPWSECAAEGLTVLLGPASDVGRALAAGRPDRAAKLLLPWRERYGDALRLEAMWHGREGTGPGSLRLAARTVGFAAEQRIRPVLSNAVRYADPGMGPVADVLDAARRLVPVDPRGELDSGEAWLKGADAMLGVAERVVEAAGYRRDTAHRLLEQTRATAAECLVDPEDDLGLGTVHFPEPRLVGADRRTAQRVLASRAAAGMMRHGYAARRAYWERMHRELDVIAHHGFASYFLTVAQVVDDVRKMGIRVAARGSGAGSLVNHLLDIAHADPVEHGLLMERFLSKRRVALPDIDIDVESARRLEVYRAIIDRFGTERVATVAMPETYRVRHAVRDVGAALSLDPADIDRIAKSFPHIRARDARAALEELPELRQLAGEKQRYGRLWELVEALDALPRGVAMHPCGVLLSDASLLSRTPVMPTSGEGLPMSQFDKDDVEDLGLLKLDVLGVRMQSAMAHAVAEVARATGERVDLDALDFERGEGDPATYELIRSTETLGCFQIESPGQRDLVGRLQPATFHDLVVDISLFRPGPVAADMVRPFIAARHGRAPVRYPHEDLAEPLRETYGVVVFHEQIIDIVHRMTGCGRDEADRVRRGLSDPESQGRIRVWFAQHAAAKGYDAETVARTWEIVEAFGSYGFCKAHAVAFAVPTYQSAWLKTHHPAAFYAGLLTHDPGMYPKRLLLADARRRGVPILPVDVNRSAVAHRIELVSESKGSGKAREARRPRGSGEEKVWGIRLALSDVHGISEAEAARIADGQPYASLLDFWDRARPSRPLAQRLAQVGALDAFGANRRDLQLHLTELHRAGRGAGGGQLPLSGGRRTASAGLPDLSSAERLSAELGVLSMDVSRNLMDDHQVFLDELGVVSARRLREARHGETVLVAGAKAATQTPPIRSGKRVVFTTLDDGTGLVDLAFFDDSHDTCAHTVFHSWLLLVRGVVQRRGPRSLSVVGSAAWNLAELVELRREGGLDAVAPRLAEPVDTGNTGGEPDGDRGDRDGDRATGDGEGPRGDTGRRIRMPTGYEMHPWADLRPAGEEPSQGPARIRKLWHQSPGSAG
- a CDS encoding DNA polymerase Y family protein, which encodes MTILCVRFQLPSGYEAALPGLLGLVEDFTPVVEALPPDGALADLRGAERYFGRDSEELARLIRVRALALYGVDCLIGAGPGPLTARLALGAAAPGSPCAVPEDLVVDFLAELPVGALPGIGTATARTLREYGLETIGGVACAPLSTLQRLVGARTGRDLHEKANGIDRGRVVPNAVARSLAAEQTFPYDELNPDRHRRALLAGTEELGSRLRALEKVCRTLTLTVRYADRSSTTRTRTLVEPTAHSPALTATAYALYDALGLQRARVRAVALRAEGLTPADQASHQLAFDPVDEKLRRIEEVADRARAKFGPHAVIPGTLAA
- a CDS encoding esterase/lipase family protein, which translates into the protein MLPWNRLIRPLAALCLAAAATLVPVTAAEAADSAAATSRGWNDYTCKPSSAHPRPVVLVHGTFANSVDNWLGLAPYLVNRGYCVYSLDYGQLPGVAFFHGLGPIEKSAEQLDAFVDRVLAATGAAEADLVGHSQGGMMPRYYLKFLGGAAEVNALVGIAPSNHGTTLNGLTQLLDHFPGAGDLLSSATPALADQVVGSPFMTKLNAGGDTVPGVTYTVLATRYDEVVTPYRSQFLDGPNVRNIVIQDLCALDLSEHAAIGLLDRIAFHEVVNALDPAHATPTTCLSVVG
- a CDS encoding lytic polysaccharide monooxygenase yields the protein MPAARRRTTASATARVVGAMSAVGALGAIGVAPLALTVSAAGPAVAHGSLGDPVSRVAQCYAEGPENPRSAACGAAVAAGGTQALYDWNGVRIGDAAGRHRELIPDGELCSAGDETFQGLDLARADWPATSVRAGSYAFAYRVTAPHKGTFRVYVTKSGYDPSRPLAWDDLDLADPVATATDAAASGGFYRFSGTLPQRSGRHLLYAVWQRSDSPEAFYSCSDVSFGSGGADGDSASAPSEEQIEEGADESTVEHGGHGDDDASTTTDPTPRASAQATEKPSAQGAAKAVSDDASPTAKSTTDDGAAAEAASAGLAEPAGGKDGLADTGGDGMTPYLALGGAAVLALGSSLLFAAARRRATTGGRHGR
- a CDS encoding dienelactone hydrolase family protein, encoding MSAVRGTSVDIATEDGTVDAYFVHPDDDAAHPAVLFYMDAFGLRPHLRAMADRLAGAGYAVLVPNVFHRSGRTPVFDLPEFIDPAARPEIWDQILPVMLALTPDLALRDAAAYLGWLADDPRAAEGPVGITGYCMGARLALHTAGAFPERVAAAAGFHGGRLATDEPDSPHLAVDRITGEVYLGHADEDPSLPPEQIDLLDKTLTEAGVRHRTEVYTGASHGYTQADTAAYDAEATERHWTALLDLLDRTLRSGA
- a CDS encoding class I SAM-dependent methyltransferase, with protein sequence MTNIDDGETSPAPRTPKNPAADDPPRAVDWDAEAPAFDDEPDHGLREPVVREAWAARLRDWLPRRPSDVLDLGCGTGSLSLLATEQGHRVIGVDSSPAMVALARAKLAGRPAVFLVGDAAAPPVGEERFDVILVRHVLWTLPDPGRVLRRWCGLLRPGGTSHAFSSGGGRLVLVEGVWGTVSPVGIPAERLYGLLAPLVSDAELVRLGDDPLLWGREVEDERYALVAHL